GATGTGAAATATAAACAATTCCTACACCATTACTACGTAATCGATTAATAATTTCAAATAAGGTTTCAATTTCTGAATCAGTTAAGGCAGCAGTAGGTTCATCCATTATTAGTACTTTCGCATTAAAAGACAGAGCTTTTGCAATTTCAACCATTTGTTGCTTAGCAACTGTTAAATCAGAAATCAATGCACGAGGATTTAAATTTAAATTAAGTTGATCAAAAAGTTCCTGTGTTTTTCTATTAAGCTCGTTTTCATCCAAAAATAATTTAAACTTACTTCTTGGCTCACGACCTATAAAGATATTTTGAGCAACTGTTAGATCGGGCATTAAATTTAATTCTTGATGTATGATACTTATCCCTAAATTTTGTGCCATTTTAGTATCAGTGATTTCCACTTCTTTTCCTTGATAAATAATTCTACCTTCGTCTTTTTGATAAATACCTGTAAGCACTTTCATTAAAGTCGATTTTCCAGCCCCATTTTCACCAAGTAATGAATGCACTTCACCAGAGCGTAATTCAAACTTTACATCAGATAGCGCCTTAACACCTGGAAAGCTTTTAGAAATTCCCTCCATCTCGAGTAAAACATTACTCATATTTTCACCATCCTTTATTTTGTTATATGTAGTACCTATCTGTGTTCTTTTGATAAAACCAACAAAAAAAATTTTATTCTGAGGTTAGTCAGTAACCTTCTATTATTATAAAATATTAAACAAATAATTATGTTGGTTTTTTCTTTGTTTTTCTTTATTTAACTTCGTTAATGTTGATTATAAACAAATAGGTTCCTAAAATCAATCTTTATTTTTTAAAAAATCAAAATAATGAATACGCTTCCAAAACCACCTTTTCACATATTTCTATATATTTATTAGATTTCCTCTATTTTTACCAAAAAAAAAGAAAAATACCCAAGAAAACTGAAATTATAGTTTTTGGTATTCTTCTATCTTTTATGTTTTCTAACATTAAATTATGTGATAATATGAGAAAATCTTTTTTACTATTCTAAATACGCAAATCAATATCTTTTAACTTTACATACAGTTCTTTGAATATTTTTAGTCTTTGTTGATAAATATCACCATGTTTTTCTAATGGCTCATAATGTTCCTTAAATCTTATTAATTTTTTCCCTTCTTCATAGTTACGAAATAAACCAACTCCCACTCCTCCAGCAATAGCTGCACCAAGTGAAGTTGCCTCAGAGCTTTTTTCACTTAAATAAACTGGTCTTTGTAAAACATCACTTAGTACCTGGTTAAAGACCTTATTGTTTGACATTCCACCGATTAAATTATACTTAGTAACTGGATCAGAATAATTTAATATTTCTGCGATTCCGGTAAGGGAAAATGAAATGCCTTCCAAAACTGCCTTCAATAAATCAAACCTATTATGGTTTAAGCCTATTCCAAAAAAGCTGCTCCGGATCATATCATTCCATATTGGTGAACGTTCTCCTAGTAAATAAGGATGATAGATTACACCATTTGCGCCTGGGGGTACTTTAAGCAGTAACTTTTCAAATCTCTCATATTCTGGTTTTGATTCCAAATTCACCCAATCCGTTAAGGTAGAGAATTGTTTTATTGCCCATTCGTATGCTGCGCCAGCTGTTTTCATTGTCCCAAGTACATTATAATGTTTTTCATTTAAATCACAGATAGTAAAGACTCTCTTGTCAGAATCAATGAATGGCTCATTCGTAACTTTTGAAACCCAAGCAGTAGTCCCAATATTGATATAGCTATCTCCTACACTAAAACACCCAGCACCAATTGTCGCACATGCTCCATCTCCTCCTCCTATAACAACAGGGGTTCCTTGACGCAAACCAGTTTCTTCATGTACGTCTTTTTTAATATGACCAATTACTGATGAAGAAGGCAGAATATCCGGCATTTTATTTTGGGAGAGTTTTAACTCTGAAAAAAGCGGGTATTCCCATTCTTTTTTGGTTAAGTTCATCATTCCTGTTAACGAAGCATCCGAATAATCAGTAACACCAAGTGTTCCTGTCATTCGATATGCTAAATAATCTTTTGCTTGTAAAAAATAAGCAGTTTTCTTATAAACCTCAGGTAAATACTTTTTCAACCAGTATATTTTCAGAACAGGGTAGTGAGCATCAATTCGATTTCCAGTTATCTTGTACAAATGGTTTTCATTTAATATTTGAAAAACATCTGGTTCTACAGATTTACTCCTTGAGTCAGCATGAATAATAGAATTATATAATACCTCTCCATCCTTATTAACAGGCAAACATCCGTTCATATGGGCACTAAAAGAAACGACAGCAATGTTTGTTGGTGCTACATTTTGTAAAACTTCTTTTGTCGTTTCTATAACATTATCCCACCATCCATTTGGATCCTGTTCCGCTACTCCACCCTCTCCATATTTCGTAACTGTTAAGCGAGTGCTCGTTGCTATAATCGTACCGTCGTCTTGAAAAACAGTACATTTATGATTTGTAGTTCCAAGGTCATGAGCTAAAATATAAGACTTCATGATATCACCTTTCTTAATTACGATAATAGAGATCTAAGATCGGCAAACAAATCTATTAAGTTTTTATATTATTAACTTATGTTATTCTAAATTGGAAGTTACTAGTGTTTGATAAGTAGTCCAGTCTTCGCTAAATTGTAAACGACCTTTATCTGTCATAGGGTGCTCAATCATTTGCATTAACACTCGGTAAGGCATAGTTACCGCTTTTGCTCCTAGTGATGCAACATCAACAATATCATGACTTCCCCTTAAACTTGCTCCAATTACCTTTGTGGAAATATTTTGAACCTGAAATACATTTACTATCTCTTGAATAAGATTCAAACCGGACAGGCCAATATCATTTATTCTACCAACATAAGGACTAACATAGGCTGCACCTGCATTCGCAGCTAAAATTGCCTGTGAAACTGAATAAACAAGTGTCATATTTGTTTCAATTCCTTGATTCGTTAGAACTCTTGTGGCTTTTAGGGCTTCTACACACATTGGTAACTTAATAACTGGCTTGTCTAATATTTCAATTATTTGAAGTGCTTCCTTTACCATTTCATCAGATGTTTCACTTACAACTTGATACCATACCTTCCCATTAACAATTGAGTTTATCTTTGCCAAGACTTCTTTGTGTGGTAAGTTTTGTTTTGATAAGATTGATGGATTGGTAGTAACTCCATCCAAGATAGATAAAGATTGAGCCTCCTCGATTTCATTAAAATTTGCTGTATCAATATAAATTTCCATTATTATCAATCCTTAATTTTAATATTTTTTATTTCAGAAATTTAAATCTCAAGTTTTACATAGTTTTATTCCTTCCATGTAACTAGGACGTTTTTATTTGGACAATGTTTATCAATAAGTTAAATTAACTGTAAAACTACTAAAGTCTCCCCTGTATCTAGCTATCGTATATTCAAAAGGTTGATTATTCTTTAAATAACCCGTTGTTTTGATTGACATAACAGCTGCACCAATTTCTAGACTTAGACTTTCTGCATCTTTCTCCTCCACATTTATTGCCTCTAAAACTCGTGTTGCCCTATCAATCTGTAGATTATATTTACTACATAATAATTCATAAAGAGATGAATTTGTTAAATCATCATCTTTTAATGAAGTTGCCAGTTCTATTGGAACATATGTTGATACTAGAACAATAGGCCTGTTTTCAATTAATCTGATTCTTTCAATATAAGTAAATCCTTTATAAGAAGTTCCAAAAATACTTTCTAACATTGGTAAAGGGGCTAATTGTTTTTGAGTGACAACCTGAGTTGTAAACGGAAGCCCCATCTGCTTCATATCATTATTAAAGCTTGTTAAAGTTTCCAAAAATTGTTGAAATACTTTCGGTTTGGCAACAAAAGTTCCAAGACCTTTCCTTCGAATTAATGATCCATCATTTACAAGCTCATTAAGTGCTTGTCGAACAGTAGGTCTACTAATTTCAAAAGTTTCGGAAAGCTCCCTCTCTGAAGGAATAGTATGCTCTGGTTGCAAGTATCCATTTTCAATGGAGTTTTTAATAATATCCTTTAGTTGATAATAGAGTGGAAGTGGACTTTCCTTATTTATCTTTCCTTTTAGCATATTGTTTTTCACCTCATCATCGTTGGTAAAGTTTTATGTTAAGATGATAAGTTGTCTTTACCACTAAGTTAATTAAATCATAATTTATTTCTAATTTTCAGTCAATAAAAAATTGATATTCCATAATAAAATTTTATCAAAAACAAACAGCCCCTTTTTGGGCTGTTTGTTTTTTCATTTAATTCAGGTCTAATGAATATCGCTAAATTGCTTTTCCTCAGTATCCAAAGAATGAAAAGCATAGTTATCTTCATTCAAATATAAAGTTAATTTTTGTTCTGGATAAATAAGATCAGTTTCAAGATCATTCCATTCCTGCAGAGACTTTATTGATACATCATACTCACTGGATAGTCCCCAAAGAGTATCACCTTTAGTTACCGTAATTACCTTCTTCTGAACTTCTTGTTTTTTTATCTTGTTTTTCTTAGATTCTTCTTGTATTTGATTATGATCTTTATTTTCCATTTCCTTCTTTTCTTGATTAGCATGTGCAGTATGAGATTCTAATACAAATAATGGATCTAATGCGTGTTCTTTTTCATACGTCCATTCACCTTCATGTAATTCAAAATGTAAATGTGTTCCTGTAGAAATTCCCGTGTTACCAATAATCCCCACTACTTGTCCCTTTTTAACAGTCTCGCCTTCTTCAACATTTCTTTTACTTAAATGAGCATATACTGTTTCATAGCCTTCTGGATGTTCTATAAAAACAACGTTTCCATATGAATCTGAATAATAAGATTTTGTTACTTTTCCAGCTGAAACAGATACAATCTCCTCACCCTCTGGAGCAGCAATATCTATTCCTTTATGTTTTCCATGTCGTGTTCCGAATGTATCTGTTATTGTCCCATTAACAGGTTGTACCCATTGATCTTCCAGCTCTTTTATGTATGATTTTGCTTGCACATAATTCTTTTCTATTACTAACATCCCAATCACCATACTCAATGTTAATAAAACTAAACTCATTCTTCTAACTAGCATTTTTCTCCTCCTGTTTCATTTTTTGGCTTATAGTTTTTATTTAATAGCCATATCTATAGAATTTTCCGAGGAATTCCCTTTTTACATTAACCATATCTATAAAATTTACTCAATGGTCATTGTATAAAGGCCCGTCTTAAAAAAGAACATGTGTAGTATGTAACATTATTTTCCTAACTATACATAAAAAGAGACTCAAAATTTTGAGCCTCTTTCGTTATTTAATCGGATTTGGTGAGTATGGTACCTCAATTGGGTTTGTAATATCCATAACACCAATTCTTTCTTCATTTATCCCATTAAACTTAACTGTTTTATAACCAAACTCTTTCGCGGTTAACAAGAGTGATTCTAACATCATAATACTTTGTTCGTTGTTTTCAATTTTTGTCTTATCATCAAATTCAATATTCAGTTGATTATCATTTTCTCTAATATTAATCATTATATTATTTCCAATAGATGGTGATAAATTGTATTCTGGTAATCCATTCTTCATTAAATCAATTGCTTCAATCATTGTCTTCAATGGATCAGGCGAAGGGACTAGTAGCTTTTTTGTACTCTCATCGTGTTGATATATCAAGTAGGCTTTTTTCCTTAATTGAGGAATATCTATTTCGGTGACCAATCCTGAATTTCCGAATAAAATACCTTCCTTCCCATTTGTTGAAAGATTTGCCTTTTTCACACCAATCCAACGAAATGTTTCTTGAATTGTTTCCTTAAACATCACCTCTCCTGAAGAAGAAGTGATGCCTCCCTCTCCTTTATAATCAATATAAATTTCTGAAGGGTCTTCTTTTGTAGAAAGTTCCGAATTCTTAAGCTCAAAGGAAACTGGTCCTAACTCATCAAAGAAATCCTCGGGTATAAACTCAAGTATTCTCTCTAGTTTTTCTTCGTTGTTATTTCCTTGCAAAGTAACTGGAATAACATTTTGAGCCATTTCATCAGTTAACCCAACTGTTACAGTTCTTTCAGGATCAATAGCATTTGTGACATAAGTGATGTTTTCTTCCTCTAACAATGTTTTCTCTTCCATGTTTTCTGTATCAAGAGCGATGCTTTCATTTTGATCCTCAATTATTGTAGATTCATTTATGTTTTTTTCCTCTACTTCTGATGCTTCCGATGCTTTTTGTGCTTCTGGTGCCTTTGCCATTTCATTTTTTGAGGTTTCCTCTGAAGATGTAGTGGCCATATCCATTGCGCTTTCCTCACTAGAGGAGGTGAAGCCATTAAATAAATATGGAGTCATAATCGCAAAGATCATAAGAGCTGCAACAGTTGCAATTGCAGGAGCAATCCAGGTTTTCGTTCTCTTTTTAACACGTTGTTTATATTGTATCTGTTGATAAATTTGATCAGCAGTTCGTTTATCCTTGACAGAGGGTAACTGCTGTAAAAGCTGCTCAAGCTGGTCTTCATTCAACTCCCGTTTTCTCAATCGAAAGCCCCTCCTTTTCAGACAAATTGTTTATATGTTTTTGCAATTGCTTAATTGCACGGTGTTGTGTTGTTTTTACTTTACTCACAGTCCAACCTAATACCTCTGCTGTTTCCGTAATCGATAACTCTTGAATATATCGTAAAATTACGACACTACGTTGATCAATTGAACAAGAATGTAACGCTCGGTATATCCATTGAACTTGTTCATTTTGAATAGCGACTTCATCAGGTAATGGTTGTTGTTCATCTTCAATCTGTTGTTTATCCCAATCAAATCGCTCTAGTATTCTTTGACGGATTGTTTTTTGTTTGCGAAACCAATCAATAGCCACATGTCTCGCAATAGAAATAAGCCATGTTTTTTCACTGCTTCTACCTTCAAATTTGTCATACGATTTTAATACACGAATATAAACTTCCTGAACAAGATCCTCTGCTTGTTCACGGTTTTTTACCATATAAAACAAAAATTGAAAAAGATCATGATGATATTTTTCATATAATTGTTGAAAGGTATCCTCCATGAATTACCCTCCGTTCATAAATATAGTCGTAAAGAACAATGTAAGGTTTCACCTAAAAGGTACGTAATTTAATTGAAATATTTATGTAATATTTGCCATAACTATCTTCTACTTTACCATGTTTTATAGAACTATTATATAGTTTATAATCGTATTCTCTTAAACTTCTAATTACTATAAGATCTTTATCATTTCACCATTTAGTAGGGGTCTTTACCTTTTATTACATCTATCTTTGACTCCTGGCTGATAAAGGCTCATGTTTTTCAAAAAACAAAAAATCGCATGCTTAACAAGTAGCATACGATTTTTTCCTATCCGTTATATTATATTAATCATTAAGAATCTTTTTTCTCTTTACTAGAAGACTTCGTTTTGAACACAAGAGCACTTCGCTCATATTCAACGTCCTTAACACCTAATCGATGATTGATTACCCTTGCAATGGCAAAAAAATAGTCCGACAATCGATTTAGATATTTTAATACAACTTCGTTTATTTCCATCTCTTTTTGTAATGAAACGGTGCACCTTTCTGCCCGTCTTGTGACAGTTCTTGCGATGTGAACAGCTGCTGCAGCAGGGCTTCCACCTGGAAGAATGAATCGCTCTAATTCAGGGGCTTCCTTTACATAAGCATCAATGCGATTTTCTAAGAACTCAACCATTTCATTGTTTGCTTTATAAGGGTATTTTTCTTTCACAACGGCTAAATCCCCCCCACAATCAAACAGCTCATGCTGGATTTTTTCAAGCTCTTGATATATATCCTGAAAAAGAGGTTCTGTCAGATGTGTCATCGCTTGACCAACAAAGCAATTAGCTTCATCAATTGTCCCATAAGCTTCTACACGTAAATGATCTTTATCAACACGTCCTCCTATTATACTCGTTTTTCCACTATCACCTGTTTTTGTATATAAATTCATTTGTATCACTCTCCACATTTTTTAACTTACTATTATTAAACCATGTGTATGTTTTAAGGTCTAATGAATATATGCTAAAAAACAGACAATCTTGTTTCTTATGAAACAAGATTGTTCGTCAGTATTATTCAGATTCTAGCTTTTTTCGAGGTAAAAAGAAACTAAATGTCGTACCTTCACCTATTTTGCTATGAACAGTTATTTTTCCTTGGTGTGCTTCAACAATGTTTTTAACAATCGCTAATCCAAGGCCTGTACCAGCTCTTCCTCTTGTTCTTGCTTTGTCTGCCTTATAAAAGCGTTCAAAGACAAATGGCAGATCCTCTTCAGGAATTCCACTTCCAGAATCTTGTACATCCATCGCTAAGCCATCTTTTTCTGATGTTACAGTTATCGACACAATTCCATTTTCATTCGTGTGACGAATGGCATTATCTATTAAGTTCGTAAGCACCTGCTCAATTCGATCTGGATCTATTACATAATTGGTTTCATTAAGATGAATATCTGTTTGAAGATGAATCATTTTATCCTTAGCAGGACCTTGAAATTTTCGGCTTATTTTGTCAATAAACTGTGGTATAGATACTTCATCCAAATTCAAGGATATATGTCCTGCTTCCATTCTAGCCAAATCTAATAATTCGTTAACAAGTCTTCCCATTCGTAACGATTCATCATATATAACTTGAGCAATTTCCTTTTTCTCATCTTCCGTACTTGCAATGTCGTCAACGATGGCTTCACTATATCCTTGCAACATGGAAATAGGTGTTCTAAGCTCGTGACTAACGTTAGCAATGAAATCCTTTCGCAGCTTATCAAGTCGACGTTCTTCTGTCATGTCTCGTAGAACTGCAACAGCTCCTCTTACATATGATTGATTATATAAGGGTGTCATTAAAATAACCCAGCTTCTTCCTTGTATCATAATTTCAGTCATTTGTTCTTTTTCAGTATTAACAACTCGTTGAAATAAACCTTTTGCTTCAGGTGGGAGCTCTTCATCATTTTTGACTTGCATTCCCTGCTCGTAATACCAGGCTTGTAAAAATCTTTCAGCAGGTGGGTTTGTTACTAAGATCGTACCATCAATATTTAAAGTGATAACACCATCAGCCATACTGCTTAAAATATTTGTTAAATGCTCTTTTTCCTGATTAAGAGCGTTAATATGAAACTTAAGCTGTTTTCCCATCTGATTAAAGGCTATTCCTAACTCCCCAATTTCATCGTTTGACATAATAGGAACTTTTGATTCAAATTTCCCTCTTGCCAGCTCCTGAGCTACCTCACGCATTTTTCTTAATGGATAGGTGATTCTTGTTGATAAGAAGAAGGCAAAAATAGTTGTTAAGATGATGGCAACTCCAGCGGCTAGGATGATATATTTTGTTGTCTCTTTTGTTGTTTCATGAACAGCTTGTAGAGATTGCGAAATATAGACTGCTCCTTTTTCTGTTTCTGACACCTTATATGGAATACCAACAATTAGTACCTCATCTTCACCGTTAGCAAAAACATCATTTGGAGAATCTAAATTTGTACGTTTACTAATTTTTTCTCCTGCTGTAAGAGGTAATGATAATTCTTGATCATCTTTTATATCTTCAAATTCTAAATGAGGCAGATCTTCGTCTATGATAGGCGAGTTCCAGTAAGAATCTTTATCTTCAATAATTAAAATATGAGTTAATTCATCTGTTAATTCCCACGCAATTGATCTTGCTAAAGATTGATCCTCGTGACTTTCCATTATGGCAGAAACCTTTGTACTTAATTGTTGCAATTCATTTTCGGCTTCATCCACATGATAATTCTCAATGAACTCTAGCATTAAAATCGTTAATACAAATAAAACAAAGGAAACGAGTAAAAGTATCGTTCCCCACAGTTTCCCTACTACACTTCTCCAGAGAATCATGTATGATTTACCTCAAATTTATACCCTACTCCCCACACCGTAACAATCATCTTTGCTGCCTCTGGAG
This genomic stretch from Metabacillus sp. B2-18 harbors:
- a CDS encoding xylulokinase; this encodes MKSYILAHDLGTTNHKCTVFQDDGTIIATSTRLTVTKYGEGGVAEQDPNGWWDNVIETTKEVLQNVAPTNIAVVSFSAHMNGCLPVNKDGEVLYNSIIHADSRSKSVEPDVFQILNENHLYKITGNRIDAHYPVLKIYWLKKYLPEVYKKTAYFLQAKDYLAYRMTGTLGVTDYSDASLTGMMNLTKKEWEYPLFSELKLSQNKMPDILPSSSVIGHIKKDVHEETGLRQGTPVVIGGGDGACATIGAGCFSVGDSYINIGTTAWVSKVTNEPFIDSDKRVFTICDLNEKHYNVLGTMKTAGAAYEWAIKQFSTLTDWVNLESKPEYERFEKLLLKVPPGANGVIYHPYLLGERSPIWNDMIRSSFFGIGLNHNRFDLLKAVLEGISFSLTGIAEILNYSDPVTKYNLIGGMSNNKVFNQVLSDVLQRPVYLSEKSSEATSLGAAIAGGVGVGLFRNYEEGKKLIRFKEHYEPLEKHGDIYQQRLKIFKELYVKLKDIDLRI
- a CDS encoding transaldolase family protein, with product MEIYIDTANFNEIEEAQSLSILDGVTTNPSILSKQNLPHKEVLAKINSIVNGKVWYQVVSETSDEMVKEALQIIEILDKPVIKLPMCVEALKATRVLTNQGIETNMTLVYSVSQAILAANAGAAYVSPYVGRINDIGLSGLNLIQEIVNVFQVQNISTKVIGASLRGSHDIVDVASLGAKAVTMPYRVLMQMIEHPMTDKGRLQFSEDWTTYQTLVTSNLE
- a CDS encoding GntR family transcriptional regulator — translated: MLKGKINKESPLPLYYQLKDIIKNSIENGYLQPEHTIPSERELSETFEISRPTVRQALNELVNDGSLIRRKGLGTFVAKPKVFQQFLETLTSFNNDMKQMGLPFTTQVVTQKQLAPLPMLESIFGTSYKGFTYIERIRLIENRPIVLVSTYVPIELATSLKDDDLTNSSLYELLCSKYNLQIDRATRVLEAINVEEKDAESLSLEIGAAVMSIKTTGYLKNNQPFEYTIARYRGDFSSFTVNLTY
- a CDS encoding peptidoglycan DD-metalloendopeptidase family protein, with protein sequence MLVRRMSLVLLTLSMVIGMLVIEKNYVQAKSYIKELEDQWVQPVNGTITDTFGTRHGKHKGIDIAAPEGEEIVSVSAGKVTKSYYSDSYGNVVFIEHPEGYETVYAHLSKRNVEEGETVKKGQVVGIIGNTGISTGTHLHFELHEGEWTYEKEHALDPLFVLESHTAHANQEKKEMENKDHNQIQEESKKNKIKKQEVQKKVITVTKGDTLWGLSSEYDVSIKSLQEWNDLETDLIYPEQKLTLYLNEDNYAFHSLDTEEKQFSDIH
- the sigX gene encoding RNA polymerase sigma factor SigX, with amino-acid sequence MEDTFQQLYEKYHHDLFQFLFYMVKNREQAEDLVQEVYIRVLKSYDKFEGRSSEKTWLISIARHVAIDWFRKQKTIRQRILERFDWDKQQIEDEQQPLPDEVAIQNEQVQWIYRALHSCSIDQRSVVILRYIQELSITETAEVLGWTVSKVKTTQHRAIKQLQKHINNLSEKEGLSIEKTGVE
- a CDS encoding cob(I)yrinic acid a,c-diamide adenosyltransferase; the protein is MNLYTKTGDSGKTSIIGGRVDKDHLRVEAYGTIDEANCFVGQAMTHLTEPLFQDIYQELEKIQHELFDCGGDLAVVKEKYPYKANNEMVEFLENRIDAYVKEAPELERFILPGGSPAAAAVHIARTVTRRAERCTVSLQKEMEINEVVLKYLNRLSDYFFAIARVINHRLGVKDVEYERSALVFKTKSSSKEKKDS
- a CDS encoding ATP-binding protein, with protein sequence MILWRSVVGKLWGTILLLVSFVLFVLTILMLEFIENYHVDEAENELQQLSTKVSAIMESHEDQSLARSIAWELTDELTHILIIEDKDSYWNSPIIDEDLPHLEFEDIKDDQELSLPLTAGEKISKRTNLDSPNDVFANGEDEVLIVGIPYKVSETEKGAVYISQSLQAVHETTKETTKYIILAAGVAIILTTIFAFFLSTRITYPLRKMREVAQELARGKFESKVPIMSNDEIGELGIAFNQMGKQLKFHINALNQEKEHLTNILSSMADGVITLNIDGTILVTNPPAERFLQAWYYEQGMQVKNDEELPPEAKGLFQRVVNTEKEQMTEIMIQGRSWVILMTPLYNQSYVRGAVAVLRDMTEERRLDKLRKDFIANVSHELRTPISMLQGYSEAIVDDIASTEDEKKEIAQVIYDESLRMGRLVNELLDLARMEAGHISLNLDEVSIPQFIDKISRKFQGPAKDKMIHLQTDIHLNETNYVIDPDRIEQVLTNLIDNAIRHTNENGIVSITVTSEKDGLAMDVQDSGSGIPEEDLPFVFERFYKADKARTRGRAGTGLGLAIVKNIVEAHQGKITVHSKIGEGTTFSFFLPRKKLESE